A stretch of the Chromatiales bacterium genome encodes the following:
- a CDS encoding alpha/beta fold hydrolase, translating to MKRPAPWFVVLFVLAANTWHGTARAQEIVNLEVAAGIRANAAHWGRGTARPAVVIVHGLYQTYSFPTVTRLAETLAEAGHSVLTPNLSLRVSDRRQSLACDAIHAHELGADSREIGVWVDWLRSRGHAEVVLIGHSFGSLNVLKFMEGKPQQGVSRLILLSLIDPRVETERPGFLALRGAASARMGRRAESLFRYRLSFCDRLVATPESFLSYADWTVADLLKLLSIPGVGVDVIMAGDDGRVGPDWAERLAAGGANATVIPGADHFFDASHEFELHDTVLSMLSGERN from the coding sequence GTGAAACGCCCTGCACCGTGGTTCGTCGTGCTGTTCGTCCTCGCTGCCAACACTTGGCACGGGACCGCGCGTGCGCAGGAGATCGTCAATCTCGAGGTCGCCGCCGGCATTCGGGCGAACGCCGCCCATTGGGGGCGCGGAACGGCGCGACCGGCAGTCGTGATCGTTCACGGCCTGTATCAGACCTATTCGTTCCCAACGGTCACAAGACTCGCCGAGACGCTCGCCGAGGCGGGCCATTCGGTACTCACACCGAATCTTTCGCTGCGCGTATCCGATCGTCGCCAGAGCCTTGCCTGCGATGCCATTCATGCCCACGAACTGGGTGCGGACTCCCGCGAGATCGGTGTCTGGGTCGATTGGCTACGGTCGCGCGGGCATGCCGAAGTCGTGCTGATCGGCCACAGCTTCGGTTCTCTCAACGTGCTGAAGTTCATGGAAGGGAAACCGCAACAGGGGGTTTCGCGTCTGATTCTGCTGAGCCTGATCGACCCGCGGGTCGAGACCGAGCGGCCGGGCTTTCTGGCGCTGCGCGGGGCTGCCTCGGCGCGCATGGGGCGCCGCGCGGAGAGTCTGTTCCGTTATCGGCTGTCGTTCTGCGACCGGCTGGTCGCCACGCCGGAAAGTTTCCTGTCGTACGCGGACTGGACCGTCGCCGATCTCCTGAAGCTGCTGTCGATTCCCGGGGTGGGCGTGGATGTCATCATGGCCGGGGACGACGGGCGGGTCGGTCCGGACTGGGCCGAGCGCCTGGCTGCGGGCGGTGCCAACGCAACGGTGATTCCCGGCGCGGACCATTTCTTCGACGCCAGCCACGAGTTCGAACTGCACGACACGGTCCTGTCCATGCTCAGCGGAGAACGTAACTGA
- a CDS encoding EAL domain-containing protein — protein sequence MAGFVAILVLLVAALWLLITQRLDEVERQARADQQAVQRAELRSAIEELTGRSSHAVAELLAWDEVRQQLADPVYYAYWHESRAMATWRTPDWIRNVELYSATGQPLQKGVRAPGSEIDLSIPFPRVRLARGVAEFIDAGQLTGPDGAAIGWVVVQAPVIDALRSLRRFDYIDADSLRVVLAPDVSLAVAELAANTQFVPRAHTQGRDVTHVVVRSIIEIGAAVALAGVIFALLLRWFVVLPARRLSSQIDALNLGGSTEDMLHRSAELPLAELEKVRRSMLDYHARLDRAQRDLAGANVELREMIYRDELTICHNRRAFEEDYLELLDGRNDRFSIVQCMLFDCDRFKSFNDTYGHDVGDALLRALANAIDAALDQRGRLYRLGGDEFITLLFDLDGPQTLRIAQQCLEAVRALDFVSQGVFEPVRLSVGIAAAPAGDRDALSQLRARADIAMFAAKRPGRPPVCEYSHELESSGGSHLVASDIGTAIYDAIADPAHIEMEYQPVLQLDDSRIHYHEALARLNHAGRRYRPDHFMPVIAARRLEVDFDRAVVARVSSDLRAGALPDGVGVGINISGPGLLDDQVEAMLIELVGQMRRPMLVEITESVLIPQLDVAARSLERLREAGWRVALDDFGTGYSSLGYLADMPVDIVKFDSSLVRQLGSENRQRWIVQQLVDIVGGCGYRTVAEGVETRELLEMVREHRFHAAQGFFVDGVAAHGRAASVPYRAAG from the coding sequence GTGGCCGGCTTTGTCGCGATACTGGTGCTGCTCGTGGCTGCGCTGTGGCTGCTGATCACGCAGCGGCTGGATGAGGTCGAACGTCAGGCCCGCGCCGATCAGCAGGCGGTACAGCGTGCGGAACTGCGTTCGGCGATCGAAGAACTGACCGGGCGCAGCAGTCATGCCGTTGCCGAACTGCTGGCCTGGGACGAGGTACGCCAGCAACTCGCCGACCCGGTGTATTACGCCTACTGGCACGAGAGCCGGGCGATGGCGACCTGGCGCACACCGGACTGGATACGCAACGTGGAGCTGTACTCCGCGACCGGCCAGCCTCTGCAAAAGGGCGTCCGCGCGCCCGGCTCGGAGATCGATCTTTCGATTCCGTTTCCGCGCGTGCGCCTTGCACGCGGCGTGGCGGAATTCATCGACGCCGGTCAACTGACGGGTCCGGACGGCGCCGCGATCGGCTGGGTCGTGGTTCAGGCACCCGTGATCGACGCCCTGCGTTCGCTGCGCCGCTTCGACTACATCGATGCGGATTCGCTGCGCGTCGTGCTTGCGCCGGACGTGTCGCTGGCGGTGGCCGAACTCGCTGCCAACACCCAATTCGTCCCGCGCGCACACACCCAGGGGCGCGACGTGACACACGTCGTCGTCCGCTCAATCATCGAGATCGGCGCCGCAGTTGCGCTAGCCGGCGTCATCTTCGCCCTGTTGCTGCGCTGGTTCGTCGTGCTGCCCGCACGCCGGCTATCCAGTCAGATCGATGCCCTGAATCTGGGCGGCAGTACCGAGGACATGCTCCATCGCAGCGCGGAACTGCCCTTGGCGGAACTCGAAAAGGTGCGTCGCTCGATGCTCGATTACCACGCGCGGCTCGATCGGGCGCAACGCGACCTCGCCGGCGCCAACGTCGAACTGCGCGAGATGATCTACCGCGACGAGCTGACCATCTGTCACAACCGGCGCGCGTTCGAGGAGGACTATCTCGAACTGCTGGATGGACGCAACGACCGGTTTTCCATCGTGCAGTGCATGCTGTTCGACTGTGATCGCTTCAAGAGTTTCAACGACACCTACGGCCACGATGTCGGCGACGCGCTGCTGCGCGCCCTGGCCAATGCGATTGATGCGGCGCTGGATCAGCGTGGTCGCCTGTACCGGCTCGGTGGCGACGAATTCATCACACTGCTGTTCGACCTTGATGGCCCGCAGACGCTGCGGATCGCGCAGCAATGCCTTGAAGCCGTGCGCGCGCTGGATTTCGTCTCCCAGGGTGTGTTTGAGCCGGTACGGCTCAGTGTCGGCATCGCGGCGGCGCCGGCCGGCGATCGCGATGCGCTGTCGCAACTGCGCGCCCGCGCGGATATCGCGATGTTCGCGGCGAAACGGCCCGGTCGTCCGCCGGTCTGCGAGTATTCGCACGAACTCGAAAGCAGTGGCGGCAGCCATCTGGTCGCCAGCGATATCGGCACGGCGATCTACGATGCCATCGCGGATCCGGCACACATCGAAATGGAGTATCAGCCGGTCCTGCAGCTGGACGATTCGCGCATCCACTATCACGAGGCGCTGGCCAGGCTGAACCACGCGGGCCGGCGCTATCGGCCCGACCACTTCATGCCGGTGATCGCGGCACGGCGTCTGGAGGTCGACTTTGACCGTGCCGTGGTCGCGCGGGTGAGTTCGGACCTCAGGGCCGGCGCACTGCCCGACGGCGTCGGAGTTGGGATCAACATCAGCGGTCCAGGACTGCTCGACGACCAGGTCGAGGCCATGCTGATCGAACTCGTCGGCCAGATGCGCCGGCCGATGCTGGTCGAAATCACTGAATCCGTTTTGATTCCACAGCTCGATGTCGCCGCACGCTCGCTGGAGCGGCTGCGTGAGGCCGGCTGGCGCGTCGCCCTCGACGATTTCGGCACGGGATACTCCTCGTTAGGCTATCTCGCCGACATGCCCGTCGACATCGTCAAGTTCGATTCGTCGCTGGTCCGGCAGCTGGGCTCCGAGAACCGCCAGCGCTGGATCGTGCAACAGCTCGTGGACATCGTCGGGGGTTGCGGCTACCGCACCGTCGCCGAAGGCGTTGAAACGCGGGAGCTGCTCGAAATGGTGCGTGAACACCGCTTCCACGCGGCGCAGGGATTTTTCGTCGACGGGGTCGCAGCCCATGGCCGGGCCGCGTCCGTGCCGTATCGCGCGGCGGGCTGA
- a CDS encoding RnfH family protein — MRIEVVYALPERQLMLVVELPDGANVADAVSKSRIRTEFPEISIGETPVGVFGERVDWSRVLEDGDRVELYRGLIADPREQRRKRAEKQGAA; from the coding sequence ATGCGGATCGAGGTCGTCTACGCGCTGCCCGAGCGCCAGCTCATGCTCGTCGTGGAATTGCCGGACGGCGCGAACGTGGCCGATGCCGTGAGCAAGAGCCGGATCCGCACCGAGTTTCCCGAAATATCCATTGGCGAGACGCCCGTCGGCGTGTTTGGCGAACGGGTCGACTGGTCGCGCGTGCTAGAAGACGGTGATCGCGTGGAGCTGTACCGGGGCCTGATTGCGGACCCGCGGGAACAGCGGCGCAAGCGTGCCGAGAAGCAGGGCGCTGCCTAG
- the mazG gene encoding nucleoside triphosphate pyrophosphohydrolase, whose product MPITELLDLMARLRNPEGGCPWDLEQNFASIAPYTIEEAYEVADAIERGDPDALREELGDLLFQVVFHARLAEEQGTFAFADVVAAIVTKMRRRHPHVFGDDVVADANEQTERWEAFKLAERGDASLFADIPVSLPALTRAAKLQKRARRLGLDWSSAAEVREKLDEELAELGAANDAAAEGRELGDILFTMVNMARWAGHDPEALLRAANMRFEQRARAVEAQCKAAPFDVDDPLAVDAAWRRAKARTE is encoded by the coding sequence ATGCCGATCACCGAACTTCTGGACCTCATGGCGCGCCTGCGCAATCCCGAAGGCGGTTGCCCGTGGGATCTCGAACAGAACTTCGCCAGCATCGCGCCGTATACGATCGAGGAGGCCTACGAGGTTGCCGACGCCATCGAACGCGGTGATCCTGACGCCTTGCGCGAGGAACTCGGAGACCTGCTGTTTCAGGTGGTTTTCCACGCGCGGCTGGCCGAAGAGCAGGGCACATTTGCATTCGCCGATGTCGTCGCTGCGATCGTCACGAAGATGCGCCGCCGCCATCCGCACGTGTTTGGCGACGATGTGGTTGCCGATGCCAACGAGCAGACCGAACGCTGGGAAGCGTTCAAGCTCGCAGAGCGCGGCGATGCCTCCCTGTTTGCCGACATTCCGGTTTCGCTGCCGGCGCTGACCCGCGCGGCGAAGCTGCAAAAGCGCGCCCGACGGCTCGGGCTGGACTGGTCGAGCGCGGCTGAGGTTCGCGAAAAGCTCGACGAGGAGTTGGCCGAACTCGGTGCGGCGAATGATGCCGCGGCAGAAGGGCGGGAACTTGGCGACATCCTGTTTACGATGGTGAACATGGCGCGCTGGGCGGGACATGATCCGGAGGCCCTGCTGCGCGCGGCCAATATGCGTTTCGAGCAACGCGCACGCGCGGTTGAGGCGCAATGCAAGGCCGCGCCGTTCGACGTTGATGATCCGCTTGCCGTGGATGCCGCGTGGCGACGGGCGAAGGCTCGCACCGAATAG
- a CDS encoding rhomboid family intramembrane serine protease has translation MTTTLANRGGTPPIVLGLVIANVAVFALQMFAGVGFTKAFALWPWVSVSSGAGGVGPTLFAPWQLVTYAFLHGGLLHLAFNLYGLWFFGQHIEAVWGARRFAIFYAVCVIGAGIVQLIVATNSGELYPTVGASGGVFGVLLAFGLMYPNARLMLLFPPVPLQAKYFVLIYAGLELWLGVTGTAEGVAHFAHLGGMLFGLLLIVYWGTLGRR, from the coding sequence ATGACCACGACGCTGGCCAACCGCGGCGGCACGCCGCCGATCGTACTGGGGCTGGTGATCGCGAACGTCGCGGTATTCGCGCTACAGATGTTCGCCGGGGTGGGTTTCACGAAGGCGTTCGCGCTGTGGCCCTGGGTCTCGGTCAGCAGCGGGGCCGGGGGCGTCGGGCCGACCCTGTTCGCGCCGTGGCAACTGGTGACCTATGCGTTCTTGCACGGCGGCCTGCTGCATCTCGCCTTCAACCTGTACGGGCTGTGGTTCTTCGGCCAGCATATCGAGGCGGTCTGGGGTGCGCGCCGGTTCGCGATCTTCTATGCGGTGTGCGTGATCGGCGCGGGGATCGTGCAGCTCATCGTCGCCACCAACAGCGGCGAGCTCTATCCAACGGTTGGCGCGTCCGGCGGGGTCTTCGGAGTGTTGCTGGCGTTCGGGCTGATGTATCCGAATGCGCGGCTGATGTTGCTGTTTCCACCAGTGCCGCTGCAGGCCAAGTACTTCGTGCTGATCTACGCGGGGCTGGAACTGTGGCTCGGGGTCACGGGCACCGCCGAAGGCGTGGCGCATTTCGCGCATCTGGGCGGCATGCTGTTCGGCCTGCTGCTGATCGTCTACTGGGGAACCTTGGGGAGGCGCTGA
- a CDS encoding type II toxin-antitoxin system RatA family toxin, with amino-acid sequence MFELIADVDRYHEFLPGCVASRQLSRTAEEVVGRIDVAKGPIRRHFTTRNRIRPPGRMDIELVDGPFSRLDGYWQIDPVGGQGSKVTLSLEFEFSSRFLATAFAPLFRSLVEAMVDAFVRRAGVVYG; translated from the coding sequence ATGTTCGAACTGATCGCCGACGTGGATCGTTACCACGAGTTCCTGCCGGGCTGCGTCGCCTCGCGGCAGCTCTCGCGCACAGCCGAGGAGGTCGTCGGTCGCATCGACGTCGCGAAGGGCCCGATCCGTCGGCACTTCACCACGCGTAACCGCATCCGTCCGCCGGGTCGCATGGACATCGAACTGGTCGACGGCCCGTTTTCGCGCCTCGACGGCTACTGGCAGATCGATCCGGTCGGCGGGCAGGGCAGCAAGGTGACCCTGAGCCTGGAATTCGAGTTCTCCAGCCGGTTTCTCGCCACCGCGTTCGCGCCGCTGTTTCGCAGCCTGGTCGAGGCGATGGTCGATGCCTTCGTGCGCCGGGCGGGTGTGGTCTACGGCTGA
- a CDS encoding PA0069 family radical SAM protein translates to MPTTARPTKGRGATANPASRYRMTAVDPVDDGWPAADSPEASVRTTVTADPARSVLSFNTSPDVPFDRSVNPYRGCEHGCIYCYARPSHAWLELSPGLDFETRLFAKHDAANVLAAELRRPGYQPAPIALGANTDCWQPVERDLRISRAVLELLHDCGHPVTIVTKSSGIERDVDLLAAMAGRNLVHVAVSVTTLDPELARRMEPRAAAPWRRLETIRRLSQAGIPVHVLVAPVIPALNEPEIESILEACAQSGAAAAGYVTIRLPLEVNTLFAQWLNEHYPDRARRVLHGIESLHGGRRYDRRFGHRQRGNGERAKIIAKRFEIAMRRHGLGSELPRLDLGQFQPPPACGDQLNLF, encoded by the coding sequence ATGCCGACCACCGCTCGACCCACCAAAGGCCGCGGCGCAACCGCCAATCCGGCCAGCCGCTACCGGATGACCGCCGTGGACCCGGTCGATGACGGGTGGCCAGCCGCGGACTCGCCGGAGGCATCCGTCAGAACGACCGTGACGGCCGATCCCGCCCGTTCGGTGCTGAGCTTCAACACCTCTCCCGATGTACCGTTCGACCGGTCCGTCAATCCGTATCGGGGCTGTGAACACGGCTGCATCTACTGCTACGCGCGGCCGTCCCACGCCTGGCTGGAGCTTTCCCCGGGCCTCGACTTCGAGACCCGGCTGTTCGCCAAACACGATGCCGCCAACGTACTCGCGGCGGAACTGCGCCGCCCCGGCTACCAACCCGCGCCGATTGCCCTGGGTGCAAACACCGATTGCTGGCAGCCCGTTGAACGCGACCTGCGCATCAGCCGCGCAGTCCTGGAACTGCTGCACGACTGCGGCCACCCCGTCACGATCGTCACAAAGTCCAGCGGCATCGAGCGCGATGTGGATCTGCTCGCGGCCATGGCAGGGCGCAATCTCGTACACGTCGCCGTCAGCGTGACGACGCTCGACCCCGAACTCGCGCGTCGCATGGAACCGCGCGCCGCCGCGCCATGGCGACGGCTCGAAACAATCCGGCGACTGTCACAGGCCGGCATTCCGGTGCACGTACTCGTGGCGCCGGTCATTCCCGCGCTGAATGAGCCGGAAATCGAGTCAATCCTCGAGGCTTGCGCGCAATCTGGCGCTGCGGCCGCCGGCTACGTGACGATCCGGCTGCCGCTGGAGGTCAACACCCTGTTTGCGCAATGGCTCAACGAGCACTACCCGGACCGTGCGCGGCGTGTGCTGCATGGGATCGAATCCCTGCATGGTGGCCGGCGCTACGACCGGCGTTTTGGTCACCGCCAGCGTGGCAACGGCGAGCGCGCGAAAATCATCGCAAAAAGGTTCGAGATCGCAATGCGTCGCCATGGTCTGGGGTCGGAACTGCCGCGACTCGATCTCGGCCAGTTCCAGCCTCCGCCCGCGTGCGGCGATCAGCTGAACCTGTTCTAG
- a CDS encoding cytochrome c produces the protein MKAIFKAALAGALVSFAVPVIAGDATAGEAAYNGKGCSGCHGPGGKSAAPSNPPLAGMPAVAFTQAMADYKSGTRKNGTMQAMSSMLSDADVANMGAYLSAQ, from the coding sequence ATGAAGGCCATTTTCAAAGCCGCGCTCGCAGGCGCGCTTGTTTCGTTCGCCGTCCCGGTCATCGCCGGTGATGCCACCGCCGGCGAGGCCGCCTACAACGGCAAGGGCTGTTCGGGCTGTCACGGCCCGGGTGGAAAGAGCGCCGCCCCGTCCAACCCGCCGCTGGCCGGAATGCCCGCGGTCGCATTCACCCAGGCCATGGCGGACTACAAGAGCGGAACGCGCAAGAATGGGACGATGCAGGCGATGTCCTCGATGCTTTCCGACGCGGATGTCGCGAATATGGGCGCTTATCTCAGCGCCCAGTAG
- a CDS encoding sodium-dependent transporter: MTMASTMHGQWSSRWAFVLAATGSAVGLGNIWRFPYLTGENGGGAFVLIYLACVLAIGIPIMMAEVMLGRRGRMSPINALREISAAEGKTGLWVAIGWMGTLSGFLILSFYAVVAGWTLAYAVRASAGVFQGISLEAANAMFGALVGDPERLLAWHTIFMALTVFIVARGVEAGLERAVRWMMPALFILLVLLVGYAANTGDFSAAVDYLFSPDWSKVSARSVLDAMGQAFFSLSLGMGAMLMYGSYLDRDASIPRMSLIIAAADTVVAVLAGLAIFPLVFGFGLASTQGPGLIFKVLPVAFGQMPGGSVFAVGFFALLVFAALTSAISLLEPVSAWMVEKFDLTRVQATSIAGLISWTIGVAALLSLNLWEKHTLFGKGIFDLLDYVTANILLPLGGVLIAVFSSWVLSPRVSQQEFDQAGHEISYRMWMILARYVAPFAVLLVFLHAIGLI; this comes from the coding sequence TTGACGATGGCAAGCACCATGCACGGGCAGTGGTCCAGCCGCTGGGCGTTCGTGCTCGCGGCGACCGGGTCGGCCGTCGGGCTCGGCAACATCTGGCGCTTTCCGTATCTCACCGGCGAGAACGGCGGCGGCGCGTTCGTGCTGATCTACCTCGCCTGCGTGCTGGCGATCGGCATCCCGATCATGATGGCCGAGGTCATGCTCGGCCGGCGCGGGCGCATGAGCCCGATCAACGCCCTGCGCGAGATCTCCGCCGCCGAGGGCAAGACCGGGCTGTGGGTCGCGATCGGCTGGATGGGCACGCTGTCGGGCTTTCTGATCCTGTCGTTCTATGCCGTGGTCGCGGGCTGGACCCTGGCCTACGCCGTGCGTGCCAGCGCCGGTGTGTTTCAGGGCATCAGCCTCGAGGCCGCCAATGCGATGTTCGGTGCGCTGGTGGGCGATCCCGAGCGGTTGCTCGCCTGGCACACGATCTTCATGGCGCTGACCGTGTTCATCGTCGCGCGAGGCGTTGAGGCGGGCCTGGAACGCGCCGTGCGCTGGATGATGCCCGCGCTGTTCATCCTGCTGGTGCTGCTGGTCGGCTATGCGGCGAACACGGGTGATTTCAGTGCCGCGGTCGACTATCTGTTCTCGCCGGACTGGTCGAAGGTCTCCGCGCGCTCGGTGCTCGATGCCATGGGTCAGGCGTTTTTCAGCCTGAGCCTCGGCATGGGCGCGATGCTCATGTATGGCTCGTATCTGGACCGTGACGCGTCCATCCCGCGCATGTCGCTGATCATCGCCGCGGCCGACACAGTCGTTGCCGTGCTCGCCGGGCTGGCGATCTTTCCGCTGGTGTTCGGATTCGGACTCGCGTCGACCCAGGGGCCGGGCCTGATCTTCAAGGTACTGCCGGTCGCATTCGGCCAGATGCCGGGCGGCAGCGTGTTCGCGGTCGGCTTTTTCGCGCTGCTGGTGTTCGCGGCACTGACCTCGGCGATCTCCCTGCTCGAACCGGTTTCCGCGTGGATGGTCGAGAAGTTCGACCTCACCCGTGTGCAGGCGACCTCGATCGCGGGCCTGATCAGTTGGACGATCGGTGTCGCCGCGCTGCTCTCGCTGAATCTCTGGGAAAAACACACCCTGTTCGGCAAAGGGATATTTGATCTGCTCGACTACGTGACGGCGAATATCCTGCTGCCGCTCGGCGGCGTGCTGATCGCCGTGTTCAGTTCATGGGTGCTCTCGCCGCGGGTCAGCCAGCAGGAATTCGACCAGGCCGGCCACGAGATCAGCTACCGCATGTGGATGATCCTCGCGCGCTATGTGGCGCCGTTCGCCGTGCTGCTGGTGTTCCTGCACGCCATTGGCCTGATCTGA
- a CDS encoding DUF2970 domain-containing protein: protein MSKAPESPPTLLQVFASVVSAWFGVQSDEKRRRDFERGRAGQFIVVGIVFTVAFIALIVGLVWVALRIAT, encoded by the coding sequence ATGTCAAAGGCCCCTGAGTCCCCACCCACCCTGTTGCAGGTCTTCGCCAGCGTCGTTTCCGCGTGGTTTGGCGTGCAGAGCGACGAAAAGCGCCGCCGGGACTTCGAGCGCGGCCGCGCCGGCCAGTTCATTGTGGTCGGCATTGTGTTTACGGTCGCGTTCATCGCGCTGATCGTCGGGCTGGTCTGGGTTGCATTGCGGATTGCGACCTGA
- the smpB gene encoding SsrA-binding protein SmpB, producing MGTANEKKKGAGGSTIALNKRARHEYFIEERFEAGLALTGWEVKALRAGRAQISDAYVLLRDGEAYLFGAHINALASASTHVETDAQRTRKLLLHRRELDRLTGAVERKGYALVALALYWKAGRAKIEIGLAQGKKLHDKRETVRDRDWARDRERLLKHKSR from the coding sequence ATGGGAACCGCGAACGAAAAGAAGAAGGGTGCGGGTGGATCCACCATCGCGCTGAACAAGCGGGCGCGCCACGAGTACTTCATCGAGGAGCGCTTCGAGGCCGGACTCGCCCTGACCGGCTGGGAGGTCAAGGCCCTGCGCGCTGGACGCGCACAGATCAGCGACGCCTACGTGCTGCTGCGCGATGGCGAGGCGTATCTGTTCGGTGCGCACATCAATGCGCTGGCGTCGGCCTCCACGCATGTCGAAACCGATGCACAGCGCACCCGCAAGCTGCTGCTGCACCGGCGCGAACTCGACCGTCTGACCGGTGCGGTGGAACGCAAGGGCTACGCGCTGGTCGCGCTCGCGCTGTACTGGAAGGCGGGCCGGGCGAAGATCGAGATCGGCCTCGCCCAGGGCAAGAAGCTGCACGACAAACGCGAAACCGTGCGTGACCGCGACTGGGCGCGCGATCGCGAGCGGCTGCTAAAGCACAAGTCGCGCTGA
- a CDS encoding DUF302 domain-containing protein, producing MKNALIAAVLLGAAATNVVAEEMIALPESCQMRELSVIQCPLADGISAQDAIDSMKLRANTLNFKLVAHMPLSEQVKAMGEDARRMEIYQFCDALIAKRMVEHDMVFASFLPCRIALVEDKDGKNWLITLNMDQMLGQVALPGELQGLGATVRNNIYSIVGAGVNGDL from the coding sequence ATGAAAAATGCACTGATTGCGGCCGTCCTGCTGGGTGCCGCCGCAACCAACGTGGTTGCAGAAGAGATGATCGCGCTACCCGAGAGCTGTCAGATGCGCGAACTGTCGGTGATCCAGTGTCCGCTCGCCGACGGCATCAGTGCGCAGGATGCGATTGATTCCATGAAGCTGCGTGCCAACACGCTGAACTTCAAGCTGGTCGCGCACATGCCGCTGTCCGAACAGGTCAAGGCAATGGGCGAGGACGCCCGGCGCATGGAAATCTATCAGTTCTGCGATGCGCTGATCGCCAAACGCATGGTCGAACACGACATGGTTTTCGCGAGCTTTCTGCCATGTCGCATCGCCCTGGTCGAGGACAAGGACGGCAAGAACTGGCTGATCACGCTGAACATGGACCAGATGCTCGGACAGGTGGCGCTGCCCGGCGAGCTTCAGGGCCTGGGTGCCACCGTTCGCAACAACATCTACAGCATCGTCGGCGCGGGCGTAAACGGCGATCTGTAA
- a CDS encoding HD domain-containing protein, whose amino-acid sequence MPNAVIIDDQATSRMIIEELVRSIGNDVVPVVFESPSEALAWIKGNPTDLILADYKMPEMDGVRFCYWLRQIPGCADIPIIVITCVEDRSVRYRALEAGATDFLTKPLDHHECRARCRNLLALRHQQKIVKERARWLERRVEESTAELQVREYDTLARLARVGEYRDETTGNHVLRMARIARLIGGELGLSETELDILERAAPLHDIGKIGIPDAILLKPGPLTDEEWVIMRKHSRIGHEILKGSPSIYLRTGAEIALRHHEWFNGQGYPDGLRGEEIPRYARIVAVADAFDALTSERPYKRRWPVEDALKFINEERGRRFDPEVVDALNARTAQVIGVMHEYPDHPAAGIGKLAR is encoded by the coding sequence ATGCCCAATGCCGTCATCATCGACGACCAGGCGACCAGTCGAATGATCATCGAGGAACTCGTGCGCAGCATCGGCAACGACGTCGTTCCGGTCGTGTTCGAGAGCCCGTCCGAGGCACTCGCCTGGATCAAGGGCAACCCCACCGACCTGATTCTGGCCGACTACAAGATGCCCGAGATGGACGGCGTGCGGTTTTGTTACTGGCTGCGCCAGATTCCGGGCTGCGCGGACATCCCGATCATCGTGATCACCTGTGTCGAGGACCGCTCCGTGCGCTATCGCGCGCTGGAGGCCGGCGCGACGGATTTTCTGACCAAGCCGCTGGATCATCACGAATGCCGTGCGCGCTGCCGCAACCTGCTGGCGCTGCGCCACCAGCAGAAGATCGTCAAGGAGCGCGCGCGCTGGCTGGAGCGGCGCGTCGAGGAATCCACCGCCGAGTTGCAGGTGCGCGAATACGACACGCTTGCGCGCCTGGCGCGCGTCGGCGAGTACCGTGACGAAACCACAGGCAACCACGTTCTGCGCATGGCACGCATCGCGCGCCTGATTGGCGGTGAGCTCGGGCTGAGCGAGACGGAACTCGACATCCTCGAGCGGGCGGCCCCGCTGCATGACATTGGCAAGATCGGCATCCCGGATGCGATCCTGCTCAAGCCGGGTCCGCTGACTGACGAGGAGTGGGTGATCATGCGCAAGCACAGCCGGATCGGCCACGAGATTCTCAAAGGCAGCCCATCGATCTATCTGCGCACCGGCGCGGAAATTGCGCTCCGGCATCACGAATGGTTCAACGGCCAGGGCTACCCGGACGGCCTGCGCGGTGAGGAGATCCCCCGTTATGCGCGCATCGTCGCGGTCGCCGATGCGTTCGATGCGCTGACCAGCGAGCGCCCGTACAAGCGCCGCTGGCCGGTAGAGGACGCACTGAAATTCATCAACGAGGAGCGCGGCCGGCGGTTCGATCCGGAAGTCGTCGACGCCCTGAACGCCCGCACCGCGCAGGTGATCGGCGTGATGCACGAGTATCCGGACCACCCGGCCGCCGGCATCGGCAAACTCGCACGCTAA